In Bos mutus isolate GX-2022 chromosome 2, NWIPB_WYAK_1.1, whole genome shotgun sequence, one DNA window encodes the following:
- the E2F2 gene encoding transcription factor E2F2 — translation MLRGPRALAPAAGPPPKGLPAMSPTELWSPGLSSPQLCPTTTTYYTQLYPQTVPPAAAPGTCLDATPHGPEGQAVRCVPAGRLPAKRKLDLEGIGRPTVPEFRTPKGKCIRVDGLPSPKTPKSPGEKTRYDTSLGLLTKKFIYLLSESEDGVLDLNWAAEVLDVQKRRIYDITNVLEGIQLIRKKAKNNIQWVGRGLFEDPTRPGKQQQLGQELKELMNMEQALDQLIHSCSLNFKHLTEDKANKRLAYVTYQDIRAVGNFKEQTVIAVKAPPQTRLEVPDRSEENLQIHLKSTQGPIEVYLCPEEVQEPHSPAKEPLPSTSALSPSPDSTQLNSNSDPGITEPTASSEPALTSPQVPPPPPPPLVPLEATENMLELPHPLLQQTEDQFLSPTLPCSSPLISFSPPLDQDDYLWGLDGGEGISDLFDTYDLGDLLIN, via the exons ATGCTGCGGGGGCCTCGGGCCCTGGCTCCGGCAGCCGGGCCACCCCCAAAGGGGCTGCCCGCGATGAGCCCCACGGAGCTGTGGTCGCCGGGCCTCAGCAGCCCCCAGCTCTGCCCGACCACCACCACCTACTACACCCAGCTGTACCCGCAGACTGTGCCTCCCGCTGCGGCGCCCGGCACCTGCCTCGACGCCACCCCCCACGGACCGGAGGGTCAAGCTGTGCGATGCGTGCCGGCTGGCCGGCTGCCG gCCAAAAGGAAGCTGGACCTGGAGGGGATCGGGAGGCCCACGGTCCCTGAATTCCGGACTCCCAAGGGGAAGTGCATTAGAGTGGATGGCCTCCCCAGCCCCAAAA CCCCCAAGTCCCCCGGAGAAAAGACTCGCTATGACACATCGCTGGGGCTGCTCACCAAGAAATTCATTTACCTCCTGAGTGAGTCTGAGGATGGGGTTCTGGATCTGAACTGGGCTGCCGAAGTGCTGGACGTGCAGAAGCGGCGCATCTACGACATCACCAACGTGCTGGAGGGCATCCAGCTCATCCGCAAGAAGGCCAAGAACAACATCCAGTGGGT gggcaggggaCTGTTTGAAGACCCCACGCGGCCtgggaagcagcagcagctggggcagGAGCTGAAGGAGCTGATGAACATGGAGCAGGCCCTGGACCAGCTCATCCACAGCTGCTCTCTGAACTTCAAGCACCTGACGGAGGACAAGGCCAACAAGAGA CTGGCCTACGTGACGTACCAGGACATCCGTGCTGTGGGCAACTTTAAGGAGCAGACGGTGATTGCGGTCAAGGCCCCTCCGCAGACGAGACTGGAGGTGCCTGACAGGAGTGAG GAGAACCTGCAGATACATCTGAAGAGCACACAGGGGCCCATCGAGGTTTACCTGTGCCCAGAAGAGGTGCAGGAGCCCCACAGTCCTGCCAAGGAGCCCCTCCCCTCCACTTCCGCCCTCAGCCCCAGCCCTGACTCCACCCAGCTCAACAGCAACAGCGACCCTGGGATCACGGAACCCACGGCATCCTCAG aGCCAGCACTGACGTCCCCGCAGGTCCCGCCGCCACCCCCGCCGCCCCTTGTCCCCCTGGAGGCCACGGAGAACATGCTGGAGCTGCCGCACCCGCTGCTGCAGCAGACGGAGGACCAGTTCCTGTCCCCAACGCTGCCCTGCAGCTCCCCTCTGATCAGCTTCTCCCCGCCCTTAGACCAGGATGACTACCTGTGGGGCCTGGACGGCGGGGAGGGCATCAGCGACCTCTTTGACACCTACGATCTCGGGGACCTGCTGATTAACTGA